Proteins encoded together in one Panthera uncia isolate 11264 chromosome A2, Puncia_PCG_1.0, whole genome shotgun sequence window:
- the STMP1 gene encoding short transmembrane mitochondrial protein 1, which yields MLQFLLGFTFGNVVGMYLAQNYDIPNLAKKLEEIKKDLDAKKKPPSS from the exons CTTGGATTTACTTTTGGCAACGTGGTTGGAATGTATCTGGCCCAGAACTATGAC atacCAAATCTGGCtaaaaaacttgaagaaattaaaaaggacttGGATGCCAAGAAGAAACCCCCTAGTTCATGA